From one Salifodinibacter halophilus genomic stretch:
- a CDS encoding phage tail sheath family protein, which translates to IEESLFRGLKWVVFEPNDEPLWAQIRLNVGAFMHNLFRQGAFQGSSPRDAYFVRCDKDTTTQNDIDLGVVNVVVGFAP; encoded by the coding sequence ATCGAAGAAAGCCTGTTCCGCGGGCTCAAGTGGGTGGTGTTCGAACCCAACGACGAACCGCTGTGGGCGCAGATCCGCCTCAACGTCGGCGCGTTCATGCACAACCTGTTCCGCCAGGGCGCGTTCCAGGGCAGCTCGCCGCGCGACGCCTACTTCGTGCGCTGCGACAAGGACACCACCACCCAGAACGACATCGACCTGGGCGTGGTCAACGTCGTGGTCGGCTTCGCGCC